One genomic region from Candida albicans SC5314 chromosome 6, complete sequence encodes:
- the STE23 gene encoding metalloendopeptidase (Ortholog of S. cerevisiae Ste23 metalloprotease; role in N-terminal processing of pro-a-factor to the mature form; Tn mutation affects filamentous growth; Spider biofilm induced), which translates to MIIPSLKLTTTRSSFVSVSKYYSRMSNQFTILSDDKTIEKPLLDDRSYRFIKLNNNGLRVLLINDPTTDKAAASLDVNVGSFTDKEYNISGLAHFCEHLLFMGTEKYPKENEYSNYLSKHSGSSNAYTAAEHTNYYFQVGADYLEGALDRFSQFFIAPLFSKSCQDREINAVDSENKKNLQSDMWRLYQLDKFTSNSAHPYSGFSTGNYQTLHTDPVAKGVDVRDILIDFHKQHYSSNLMSLVILGKEDLNTLTDWAIEKFSAVPNKDLSRPNYNGELVYKPQQLGKLIKAKPIMDNHKMELNFLIPDDLEDKWDTKPNGYFSHLVGHESKGSIIYYLKQKGWATDLSAGAMTVCQGTSNFYIEFQLTPKGFENWQEIIVITFQYLNFITNDEPQKWIWDEIEEMSQVNFKFKQKMEASKTVSTLSNKLYKFDEYIPASYLLSSAIVRKFDPEAIKRFGSYFTPENLRITLASQLLTGLNKQEKWYGTEYEYDDIPQELIHQIKSQPYDNNQNLHYPRPNHFIPTNFDVTKPKSKHPQVAPYLIEHNNKINVWYKQDDTFEVPKGSIEVAFHLPSSNTDINTSVMSNLAIEMLDDELNELTYFAELVGLKVKLHAWRDGFLINVSGYSHKLSNLLQEVLNNFFQFKPKQDRFESIKFKLLKNFKNFGFQVPFQQVGVYHLQLLNDKLYQQDDKIEALEKVTYEDVYQHFTQNIWQSGIFAEVLIHGNFDFAQSKQIRDIINESMENVKPWMEKYNEEQFHLQSYVLQPNETIRYEVPLKDTANINSCIEYYIQINTNTDNLKLRVLTDLFATIIREPCFDQLRTKEQLGYVVFSGTVLGRTTLGFRVLIQSERTCDYLQYRIEEFLVQFGNYINNELSTEDFIKFKHALKNIKLTKLKHLNEETVRIWSNIIDGYYDFDSRTRQVEILENITKDELVEFFNTFIAKSDNTGKLITYLKSQNPIEFTESKKLHSGIINYLYRNQIEINHELIDNLVKQYDEHKDLAVIAKELSHDINVNKDKLLKVLNKSIAQPVPEIYPTVKLVVNDKEFRKNRQLSGTPKPVNPLSKFLYNDQSHL; encoded by the coding sequence ATGATAATTCCCTCCTTGAAATTGACAACCACTAGAAGTTCCTTTGTTTCAGTGAGCAAATATTATTCAAGAATGAGTAATCAATTTACTATTTTATCTGATGACAAGACCATTGAAAAACCATTACTCGATGATCGTTCATatagatttattaaattgaataacaaCGGATTGAGAgtattgttaataaatGATCCTACTACTGATAAAGCAGCTGCTTCTTTAGATGTTAATGTGGGTTCATTCACTGATAAAGAGTATAATATTTCTGGACTCGCCCATTTCTGTGAacatttattgtttatgGGCACAGAAAAGTACcctaaagaaaatgaatattCGAATTATTTATCCAAACATTCAGGTAGCTCTAATGCTTATACTGCTGCAGAACATACAAACTATTATTTCCAAGTGGGTGCCGATTATTTGGAAGGCGCATTGGACAGATTTTCCCAGTTTTTCATAGCACCTTTATTTAGTAAATCATGTCAAGACCGTGAAATCAATGCTGTTGATTCcgaaaataagaaaaactTGCAAAGTGATATGTGGAGGTTATATCAGTTGGATAAATTTACGAGTAACTCGGCCCATCCATACAGTGGGTTCTCTACTGGGAATTATCAAACGTTACATACTGATCCTGTAGCAAAAGGAGTTGATGTTCGtgatattttgattgattttcatAAGCAACATTACTCATCTAATTTAATGAGTTTGGTCATATTAGGTAAAGAAGATTTGAATACCTTGACTGATTGGGCAATAGAAAAGTTTTCAGCAGTTCCTAATAAGGATTTATCTCGACCAAATTATAACGGAGAATTGGTGTATAAGCCTCAACAATTGggaaaattgattaaagcTAAACCAATTATGGATAATCATAAAatggaattgaattttttgatcCCTGATGATTTGGAAGACAAATGGGACACTAAGCCAAATGGTTATTTCTCTCATTTGGTAGGTCATGAAAGTAAAGGGTCAATAATTTActatttgaaacaaaaaggTTGGGCTACAGATTTATCAGCTGGTGCTATGACTGTTTGTCAAGGTACTTCAAATTTCtatattgaatttcaattgacaCCCAAAggttttgaaaattggcaagaaattattgttattacgTTTCAATACTTGAATTTCATCACCAACGATGAACCCCAAAAATGGATTTGggatgaaattgaagaaatgtCTCAagttaatttcaaatttaaacaGAAAATGGAAGCATCTAAAACAGTTTCTACTTTGagtaataaattatacaaatttgatgaatataTCCCAGCATCGTATTTATTAAGTTCTGCCATTGTGAGAAAATTTGACCCTGAAGCGATAAAAAGGTTTGGGTCTTATTTCACACCAGAGAATTTGAGAATTACATTAGCTTCGCAATTATTAACTGGATTGaataaacaagaaaaatggTATGGTACTGAGTATGAGTATGACGATATACCACAAGAGttgattcatcaaattAAATCACAACCATATGACAACAATCAGAATTTGCATTATCCTCGACCAAATCATTTTATCCCAACTAATTTTGACGTGACTAAACCAAAACTGAAACATCCACAAGTTGCTCCATATTTGATTGAGcacaataacaaaattaatGTGTGGTATAAACAAGATGATACTTTTGAAGTTCCTAAAGGTTCCATTGAAGTGGCATTCCATTTGCCTAGTTCCAATACTGATATTAACACCTCAGTGATGTCAAATTTGGCAATTGAAATGTTGgatgatgaattaaatgaGTTGACGTATTTTGCTGAATTGGTTGGATTAAAAGTTAAATTACATGCATGGCGTGATGGATTTTTAATCAATGTTTCAGGGTATAGTCATAAATTATCCAATTTGTTACAAGAagttttgaacaattttttccaattcaaacCTAAACAAGACAGATTTGAATcgattaaatttaaattgttgaagaattttaaaaattttgggtTTCAAGTACCTTTCCAACAAGTTGGTGTTTATCATTTACAATTATTGAACGACAAGCTTTATCAACAagatgataaaattgaagcTTTGGAGAAAGTGACCTATGAAGATGTTTATCAACATTTCACTCAAAATATTTGGCAACTGGGTATTTTTGCTGAAGTGTTGATTCATGgtaattttgattttgccCAATCAAAACAGATCAGAGACATCATTAATGAGTCAATGGAAAATGTTAAACCATGGATGGAAAAGTATAATGAGgaacaatttcatttacAAAGTTATGTGTTACAACCAAATGAAACGATAAGATACGAAGTGCCATTGAAAGATACAGCTAATATTAACTCGTGTATTGAGTattatattcaaatcaataccaataccgataatttgaaattacgTGTTTTGACAGACTTATTTGCTACAATAATTAGAGAACCTTgttttgatcaattgagAACTAAAGAACAATTAGGGTATGTTGTATTCTCAGGGACGGTTTTAGGAAGAACAACATTGGGATTCAGAGTTTTGATCCAATCGGAAAGAACATGTGACTACTTGCAGTACCGTATTGAAGAGTTTTTAGTCCAATTTGGGAACTATATCAACAATGAGTTGTCAACAGaagattttattaaattcaaacatgctttgaaaaatatcaaattgaccaaattgaaacatttgAATGAAGAAACTGTTAGAATTTGGtcaaatataattgatggGTACtatgattttgattcaaGAACTCGACAAGTTGaaatattggaaaatatTACCAAAGACGAATtagttgaatttttcaatacgTTTATTGCAAAATCCGATAATACTGGTAAATTAATTACTTATTTGAAATCTCAAAatccaattgaatttactGAATCGAAAAAATTACACTCAggaataatcaattatttgtatcgtaatcaaattgaaatcaatcatgaattgattgataatttggTTAAACAATATGATGAGCATAAAGATTTGGCCGTTATTGCCAAAGAATTATCACATGATATAAATGTcaataaagataaattattgaaagtCTTGAATAAATCCATTGCTCAACCTGTCCCTGAAATTTATCCTACTGTGAAATTGGTTGTTAATGATAAGGAGTTTAGAAAGAATCGTCAATTAAGTGGTACACCAAAACCAGTTAACCCATTATCGAAATTTTTGTATAATGATCAATCACATTTATAG
- the RNH1 gene encoding Rnh1p (Ribonuclease H (RNAse H); hyphal-induced; flucytosine induced; similar to orf19.5564 (see Locus History); possibly essential (UAU1 method); rat catheter biofilm induced; flow model biofilm repressed): MPYYAVVNGREEGVFSSWQDCRPHVFAYKGAHFRKFENRNEAEEYYQNDGDYFIYPIYVDGACRYNGCPHAEAGYGVYYGDGDSRNVSVPLDDVDPDGIIPTNQRAELWAMNHALRNIWNELQEDTEDGKAVIYSDSIYAIKCLTKWPNKWTQNGWLNVHGQTISNYDLVTKNYELYEWINDEYDDRGWGELDLIHVKGHSGNDGNEEADNLANLAADRYGYQSSSSSSGSYY, translated from the coding sequence ATGCCATATTACGCAGTTGTTAATGGTCGTGAAGAAGGGGTTTTCTCTAGCTGGCAAGATTGTCGACCACACGTCTTTGCTTATAAAGGTGCCCATTTTcgtaaatttgaaaatagaaatgaGGCAGAAgaatattatcaaaatgaCGGAGATTATTTCATCTATCCAATATATGTTGATGGTGCTTGTAGATATAATGGTTGCCCACATGCAGAAGCTGGATATGGGGTTTATTATGGAGATGGTGATTCAAGAAACGTGTCAGTACCATTGGATGACGTTGATCCTGATGGAATTATTCCAACTAATCAACGAGCTGAACTTTGGGCAATGAACCATGCCTTGAGAAACATTTGGAATGAACTACAGGAAGATACTGAAGATGGTAAGGCTGTTATTTATAGTGATTCGATTTATGCCATCAAATGTCTTACAAAGTGGCCTAACAAATGGACACAAAATGGTTGGTTAAATGTTCATGGTCAAACAATTTCCAATTATGATTTGGTTACTAAAAACTATGAGTTATATGAGTGGattaatgatgaatatGATGATAGGGGTTGGGGAGAATTGGATTTAATTCATGTTAAAGGACATTCAGGAAACGATGGAAATGAAGAAGCAGATAATCTAGCAAACTTGGCTGCTGATAGATATGGCTATCAGTCCAGTTCATCGTCATCTGGTTCTTATTACTGA
- a CDS encoding uncharacterized protein (Has domain(s) with predicted RNA-DNA hybrid ribonuclease activity, nucleic acid binding activity) — MPYYAVARGREVGIYSSWRECRPQVYCCKGARYRKFENLIEAKEYCENDGRYYIYPVYVDGACRNNGRENAKGGYGVYYGDEDPRNVSVPLDRVDPNGIRPTNQRAELWAMNHALKNILNELQDETEKGKAIIYSDSIYAINCLTKWPEKWIYNGWQNSRGRTISNQELIEENYDLYESINEEYDDRDWGSLRFVHVKGHSGVEGNEEADRLANLAVDEYGQRSIFRSIFGF; from the coding sequence ATGCCTTATTACGCTGTTGCTAGGGGACGCGAAGTGGGTATTTATTCGAGTTGGAGAGAATGTCGGCCACAAGTATATTGTTGTAAAGGAGCTCGTTATAGGAAATTTGAGAACTTGATTGAAGCAAAAGAATATTGTGAAAACGACGGACGATACTACATTTATCCAGTATACGTCGATGGAGCATGCAGAAATAATGGACGTGAAAACGCCAAGGGTGGATATGGAGTTTACTATGGGGATGAAGACCCAAGAAATGTATCAGTACCTTTAGATCGGGTTGATCCTAATGGAATTCGTCCTACTAATCAACGTGCTGAATTGTGGGCCATGAACCATGCTTTGAAAAACATTTTGAACGAATTACAAGACGAAACTGAGAAGGGAAAAGCTATTATTTATAGTGATTCAATTTATGCCATCAATTGTCTTACTAAATGGCCGGAAAAATGGATTTACAATGGATGGCAAAATAGTCGAGGTCGTACAATTTccaatcaagaattaattgaagagAATTATGACTTGTATGAGCTGATTAATGAGGAATACGATGACAGAGATTGGGGGAGCTTACGTTTTGTTCATGTAAAGGGTCATTCTGGTGTGGAGGGAAATGAAGAAGCTGATAGATTGGCCAACTTAGCTGTTGATGAATATGGTCAAAGATCCATTTTTCGTTcaatttttggattttaa
- the HPD1 gene encoding Hpd1p (3-hydroxypropionate dehydrogenase; involved in degradation of toxic propionyl-CoA; rat catheter and Spider biofilm induced), whose product MLRTSIRAFSTQPRLSTNYGFIGLGLMGQHMARHVYNQLEPSDKLYVYDVDPKHTTQFLTEVTSQTPQNAPLLTPLNSLKDFTTEVDSQLDFIVTMVPEGKHVKSVVSELVGHYKSTGNYDPSIKTTFLDSSTIDIPTSRDVHQLVKSSIPEFDFIDTPVSGGVAGARKGTLSFMLSRETHDDIDPSLTALLSKMGINIFPCGATHGTGLAAKLANNYLLAITNIAAADSFQLAESFGLNLQNYAKLVAVSTGKSWASVDNCPIPGVYPDNNLPSDVNYEGGFITKLTRKDVVLATESAKFNNRFLMLGDIGRHWYDKACEREDIANRDLSVLFEWLGDLKQNEKGDVIDVKRK is encoded by the coding sequence ATGTTAAGAACTTCAATTCGTGCTTTTTCTACTCAACCAAGATTATCAACCAATTACGGGTTTATTGGTTTGGGACTTATGGGCCAACACATGGCAAGACACGTCTATAATCAATTAGAACCAAGTGATAAGTTGTACGTTTACGATGTTGATCCAAAACACACAACTCAATTTTTAACAGAAGTGACTTCCCAAACCCCACAAAATGCACCTTTGCTCACCCCGTTAAACTCGTTGAAGGATTTTACTACTGAAGTTGATTCACAATTAGATTTCATTGTTACCATGGTGCCTGAAGGTAAACATGTGAAATCAGTTGTGTCCGAATTGGTTGGTCATTATAAATCAACTGGTAATTATGATCCAAGTATCAAAACCACTTTCTTGGATTCTTCAACAATCGATATCCCAACCTCAAGAGACGTACACCAATTGGTTAAGTCAAGTATTCCTGAATTTGACTTTATTGATACTCCAGTGTCTGGTGGTGTTGCAGGAGCAAGAAAGGGAACATTGTCATTTATGTTGTCCAGAGAAACCcatgatgatattgatcCAAGTTTAACCGCATTGTTATCTAAAATGGGTATCAACATTTTCCCATGTGGTGCTACTCATGGTACTGGTTTGGCTGCTAAATTGGCaaacaattatttattggCAATCACAAACATTGCTGCTGCTGATTCATTCCAATTGGCTGAATCATTTGGTTTGAACTTGCAAAACTATGCTAAATTGGTTGCTGTTTCTACAGGTAAATCTTGGGCTAGTGTTGACAATTGTCCAATTCCAGGTGTTTATCCAGATAACAATTTACCAAGTGATGTCAACTATGAAGGTGGGTTCATTACCAAATTGACTAGAAAGGATGTTGTTTTGGCTACTGAATCTGctaaattcaacaatagaTTCTTGATGCTCGGTGACATTGGTAGACATTGGTATGATAAGGCTTGTGAAAGAGAAGATATTGCCAATAGAGACTTGTCTGTTCTTTTTGAATGGTTGGgtgatttgaaacaaaatgaaaaaggtGATGTAATTGATgtcaaaagaaaataa
- a CDS encoding putative lipoate--protein ligase (Ortholog(s) have role in protein lipoylation and mitochondrion localization) encodes MFLRRALPRNLLLIQRRRISNVNVPFEDDLTGFEDDSLADFQHYPGLQQSTPVDQNNTPSTKTDKTIAQAPLQETTIIPQLSKISQLRNPVIFVSKLTNPYMNLAIEDYIYNAMPKPEGAKDNSFDRLMFYINTPCVVIGKNQNPWQEVNLPVLNSLGVPMLRRRSGGGTVVHDLGNVNYSYMTTKANFDRHKFASYIVEAVNQASPRFKIETNERGDIVSEKLLGLNYKISGSAYKLSKGKSYHHGTMLLNSKLDVLGKLLHRDEKKLGIVDSKMSIPSVKSKVINLEMKSDKFIDVVSQKFKSLYNVVPEEDTEMDEFNEMFGLTDFAKSQEVTLFVIDEATTIPEEIHITADELKQWSWRFGHTPKFTHSFKNQKHGLEILFNVEKGCLKSFKLTFDDSNSDTKEIEKSFQYLESHIKNNDLEYTGSNVAGFVLHDEISDWIGESIDGTI; translated from the coding sequence ATGTTTCTACGAAGAGCTTTACCTAGAAACCTATTACTTATAcagagaagaagaatatcAAATGTTAATGTTCCCTTTGAGGATGATTTGACAGGATTCGAAGACGACAGTTTGGCAGATTTTCAGCATTATCCAGGTTTACAACAGTCAACACCGGTCGACCAGAATAATACACCAAGCACTAAAACAGACAAGACAATCGCACAAGCTCCCTTGCAAGAGACAACTATTATTCCTCAATTGTCTAAAATTAGTCAACTAAGAAACCCAGTGATTTTTGTATCTAAATTGACAAATCCTTATATGAATCTTGCTATCGAAGATTATATTTACAATGCCATGCCTAAACCAGAAGGTGCCAAAGATAATTCATTTGATCGGCTAATGTTCTATATAAATACTCCATGTGTAGTAATtggaaaaaatcaaaacccTTGGCAAGAAGTTAATTTACCGGTATTGAATTCTTTAGGGGTCCCCATGTTAAGAAGACGGTCCGGTGGAGGAACTGTTGTTCATGATTTAGGAAACGTGAATTATTCATACATGACCACGAAAGCTAATTTTGATAGACACAAGTTTGCCAGTTATATTGTGGAGGCAGTGAACCAAGCTAGTCCACGTTTTAAAATAGAAACTAATGAACGTGGTGATATTGTTAGTGAAAAACTCTTAGGGTTGAACTATAAAATAAGTGGATCGGCTTATAAGTTATCAAAGGGAAAATCCTACCATCATGGAACCATGTTACTTAATCTGAAGTTAGATGTATTAGGTAAATTATTACATcgtgatgaaaaaaaattaggCATTGTTGATTCCAAGATGTCTATACCTTCAGTCAAATCCAAAGTCATTAATTTGGAAATGAAAAGtgataaatttattgatgttgttagtcaaaaatttaaaagtCTTTACAATGTGGTTCCTGAAGAGGATACAGAAATGGATGAGTTTAATGAGATGTTTGGATTGACTGATTTTGCCAAGTCACAAGAAGTTACATTGTTTGTTATTGATGAGGCAACAACGATACCGGAAGAAATCCATATAACTGCAGATGAATTAAAACAGTGGTCATGGAGGTTTGGTCACACTCCGAAATTTACACATTCATTCAAAAACCAAAAGCATGGGCttgaaatattattcaatgtTGAGAAAGGGTGTCTTAAATCATTCAAACTAACATTTGATGATTCTAACTCTGATactaaagaaattgaaaagtcTTTCCAATATTTGGAGTCACATATCAAGAATAATGATTTAGAGTATACTGGTAGTAATGTAGCCGGATTTGTACTTCATGATGAGATAAGTGACTGGATAGGTGAATCTATAGATGGCacaatataa
- the POP4 gene encoding RNase P/RNase MRP complex subunit (Ortholog of S. cerevisiae Pop4; a subunit of both RNase MRP and nuclear RNase P; filament induced; regulated by Nrg1, Tup1; likely essential, based on UAU1 strategy; rat catheter and Spider biofilm induced): MSLQQDTELEKHLLSRCYDSQSKIVELLQDRYSVTGSQKSTILFKNIVTDTKKPRSLLHQENTQPTKITQERKKTTRQVLREYISGTLNNQRKLIKKIQSHNRKNTTGHQPFPIHQYLQKYKIPNFDDFFQMNKLWQKYAQDLIFQNGNSMQSLSSILPRLTAADFNGCLLTVLQSRNTNVIGTRGIVVWDAQHSFILVVPRNEDSKEWNEEKSRFSPSEMVGGLKVIPKKHTMFGFDIIDPRNENDCYGFTIVGSRFEIRSVERSGKKFKNHSVDDIL, translated from the coding sequence ATGTCGTTACAACAAGATACGGAACTAGAAAAGCATCTACTTTCAAGATGTTACGACTCACAATCAAAAATAGTTGAGTTGCTTCAGGATAGGTATTCAGTAACTGGTTCACAAAAGTCTACAATACTATTTAAAAACATTGTTACTGATACCAAAAAACCAAGGTCATTActacaccaagaaaacACCCAACCAACCAAGATAACCCAAGAAAGGAAGAAAACCACAAGACAGGTTTTGAGAGAATATATATCTGGCACTCTCAATAATCAGCGCAAATTAATCAAGAAGATACAGTCACATAATCGGAAAAACACGACTGGTCACCAACCTTTCCCAATTCACCAATACTTGCAAAAATACAAGATTCCCAATTTTGATGACTTTTTCCAAATGAATAAGCTTTGGCAAAAATACGCTCAAGatttgatatttcaaaatggTAACCTGATGCAATCATTATCAAGTATATTACCGCGATTAACGGCTGCTGATTTTAATGGTTGTCTATTAACTGTTCTACAGTCCCGAAACACTAATGTTATAGGCACCAGAGGAATTGTTGTTTGGGATGCACAACATTCATTTATATTAGTTGTTCCACGAAACGAAGATAGTAAAGAATGgaatgaagaaaaatcacGATTCAGTCCTAGTGAAATGGTAGGTGGATTGAAAGTTATTCCCAAAAAGCATACAATGTTTGGGTTTGATATCATTGACCCACGTAACGAAAATGACTGTTACGGGTTTACTATAGTGGGATCAAGATTTGAGATTAGATCAGTTGAAAGATCAGGCaagaaatttaaaaatcaTTCAGTTGATGATATTCTATAA
- the VPS51 gene encoding Vps51p (Protein with a role in vacuolar function; null mutant has defect in damaging oral epithelial and vascular endothelial cells; required for normal hyphal growth and stress resistance; induced in presence of host oral or vascular cells), protein MTETSILSYKKPTSNKNSFPVPGSAPSTPILSHSGSPAPPTIQSPVSIDSPRSSTSTTTNVGASTRKVSARRKALQDFYHLNSNSDNATTDGNDTTHEGISKISNLNDIDNLIKTAPIEEILKIRNDLSAKLNSSNQTKKSIIYDNYYELIKLSNTLSDLSTSKPRKKSVSTGLKIFADDEDNGEDSGDKNLTELTKEGYVDQVLKELSEFASKEAPVFNGTFNDVLGKLKEQDESDNSSMIVLNDDKPTEKEESSEDIEKQISHINYILNLPLKTNINDTEREQAIEYIDKVILDNPDNEILSLQLGKIKHDITT, encoded by the coding sequence ATGACTGAAAcatcaatattatcataTAAAAAACCGACTTCAAATAAGAATTCTTTTCCGGTGCCGGGATCTGCACCATCGACACCAATATTGTCTCATTCTGGATCACCAGCTCCTCCAACAATACAACTGCCAGTATCTATCGACTCTCCACGATCATCAACCctgacaacaacaaatgtGGGCGCATCTACTAGAAAAGTATCCGCAAGAAGAAAAGCTCTACAAGATTTTTACCATCTAAATAGTAATCTGGACAATGCCACAACAGATGGCAACGACACCACCCACGAAggaatttcaaaaatatcgAATCTAAACGACATTGACAACTTGATTAAAACTGcaccaattgaagaaattttgaaaataagaAACGATTTGAGTGCCAAATTAAATTCATCCAATCAAACTAAAAAGTCGATAATTTATGACAACTATTATGAATTGATCAAACTAAGCAACACTTTATCAGATTTGTCCACATCAAAACCAAGAAAGAAATCCGTCTCAACGGggttaaaaatatttgctGACGATGAAGACAATGGAGAGGATTCTGGGGACAAAAATTTGACTGAATTGACAAAAGAGGGATATGTTGATCAAGTTCTTAAAGAATTATCTGAATTTGCTTCTAAAGAGGCCCCAGTTTTCAACGGAACATTTAACGATGTACTTGGAAAACTAAAAGAGCAAGACGAATCGGATAATTCCAGCATGATTGTAttgaatgatgataaaccaacagagaaagaagaatcTTCCGAAGATATAGAAAAACAGATAAGTCATATTAATtatatattgaatttgCCATTAAAGACGAACATCAATGACACAGAACGAGAACAAGCAATTGAATATATCGATAAAGTTATCTTAGATAATCctgataatgaaattttatcattacAGTTAGGTAAAATAAAACACGACATCACTACATAA